In Mercurialis annua linkage group LG6, ddMerAnnu1.2, whole genome shotgun sequence, the following are encoded in one genomic region:
- the LOC126687154 gene encoding polygalacturonate 4-alpha-galacturonosyltransferase, translating into MALKRGLSGSGINRSRGGGSRLPIALVIFFSVLAPLIFFVGRGLYASDLNDENNLPVGYNKLDLDWRERLALQHMKSLFSKEVIDVVTAGTADLGPLSLDSFRKNNLSASWKVIGVETSVDNSAISELNNTATLLKQEAPPKGKGNIFSEVHSQSIDTPDKQVRRQLREKRREKRATDLMRQDNEVILKLENAAIERTKLVDSAYLGKYSIWRKDNENENPDVTIRLMRDQMIMARVYIGIAKMKEKLDLHQELQARLKESQRVVGEATADADLQRSASDKVKAMGQVLAKAREQLFDCKLVTAKLRAMLQTADEQVRSLKKQSTFLSQLAAKTVPNGIHCLSMRLTIDYYLLSPEKRKFPRSENLEDPNLYHYALFSDNVLAASVVVNSTITNAKDPSKHVFHLVTDKLNFGAMNMWFLLNPPGKAAIHVENVDDFKWLNASYCPVLRQLESAAMKDYYFKANHPNSLASGSSNLKYRNPKYLSMLNHLRFYLPEVYPKLNKILFLDDDIVVQKDLTGLWSVNLNGKVNGAVETCGESFHRFDKYLNFTNPHIARNFKPNDCGWAYGMNMFDLVEWKKKDITGIYHRWQNMNEDRVLWKLGTLPPGLITFYGLTHPLQKSWHVLGLGYNPSIDRKEIDSAAVVHYNGNMKPWLEIAMTRYRPYWTKYIKYDHPYLRTCNLSE; encoded by the exons ATGGCGTTGAAGCGAGGATTATCAGGCTCTGGAATTAACAGAAGCCGAGGCGGTGGATCTCGATTGCCGATTGCTCTTGTTATTTTCTTCTCCGTTTTGGCGCCGTTGATTTTCTTTGTCGGTCGAGGTCTATATGCAAGTGATTTAAACG ATGAAAATAATCTTCCAGTTGGTTACAACAAGCTG GATTTGGATTGGAGAGAGCGGCTAGCATTGCAACACATGAAATCCCTTTTCTCGAAAGAG GTAATTGACGTTGTCACAGCAGGCACAGCTGATCTTGGACCTTTGAGTCTGGATTCTTTCCGGAAAAACAATTTGTCAGCTTCGTGGAAAGTTATTGGGGTAGAAACATCAGTCGACAACAGTGCTATTTCTGAG CTAAACAACACAGCAACTCTTCTCAAGCAAGAAGCACCACCCAAGGGCAAAGGGAACATCTTCTCGG AAGTTCATTCTCAGTCCATTGACACACCAGATAAACAAGTTCGAAGG CAACTGAGAGAGAAAAGGCGTGAAAAGCGTGCAACTGACTTGATGCGGCAAGATAATGAAGTGATTTTAAAACTTGAGAATGCAGCCATTGAAAGAACGAAATTGGTTGATTCTGCTTATCTGGGGAAGTACAGCATATGGAGGAAAGACAATGAGAATGAGAACCCTGATGTAACTATACGTTTAATGCGAGATCAAATGATAATGGCAAGGGTATATATCGGTATAGCGAAGATGAAAGAAAAACTTGACCTGCATCAAGAATTGCAGGCTCGGCTTAAAGAAAGTCAGCGTGTCGTGGGAGAGGCAACAGCTGATGCTGATCTGCAACGCAG TGCGTCTGACAAAGTAAAAGCTATGGGCCAAGTTCTGGCAAAAGCAAGAGAGCAGCTGTTTGACTGCAAGTTGGTTACCGCAAAGCTTAGAGCAATGCTTCAAACAGCAGATGAGCAAGTTAGGAGCTTAAAAAAACAGAGCACTTTCCTAAGTCAATTGGCTGCTAAAACTGTTCCGAATGGAATCCATTGCTTGTCTATGCGCCTAACAATAGATTACTATCTCCTGTCTCCAGAGAAGAGAAAGTTCCCCAGAAGTGAGAATCTGGAAGATCCTAATCTATATCATTATGCACTCTTCTCGGACAATGTCTTGGCTGCATCAGTTGTTGTCAACTCAACCATCACGAATGCAAAG GATCCTTCTAAACATGTATTTCATCTTGTTACTGATAAACTCAACTTTGGAGCTATGAACATGTGGTTTTTATTGAATCCCCCGGGAAAGGCTGCAATTCATGTTGAGAATGTTGACGACTTCAAGTGGCTTAATGCATCTTACTGTCCAGTTTTGAGGCAGCTAGAATCTGCTGCAATGAAAGATTATTACTTCAAGGCAAATCATCCAAACTCTCTTGCATCTGGTTCTTCTAACCTGAAATATAGGAACCCAAAGTATCTTTCAATGCTTAATCATCTGAGGTTCTATCTTCCGGAGGTATATCCAAAGTTAAATAAGATTCTGTTTCTTGATGATGATATTGTTGTTCAGAAAGATTTAACTGGATTATGGTCAGTAAATCTGAACGGAAAAGTGAACGGGGCAGTGGAAACTTGTGGTGAAAGCTTTCACAGGTTTGATAAGTACCTAAATTTTACAAATCCCCATATCGCTAGAAACTTCAAACCCAATGATTGTGGGTGGGCATATGGGATGAATATGTTTGATCTCGTTGAATGGAAGAAGAAGGATATAACTGGCATTTATCACAGGTGGCAAAATATG AATGAAGATAGGGTACTCTGGAAGCTGGGGACATTGCCTCCTGGCCTGATTACATTTTATGGTTTGACACATCCACTTCAAAAGTCTTGGCATGTGCTCGGATTAGGTTACAACCCGAGCATTGATCGGAAAGAGATTGACAGTGCAGCAGTAGTTCACTACAACGGCAACATGAAGCCATGGCTGGAGATAGCAATGACAAGATATCGGCCATACTGGACCAAGTACATCAAGTATGATCATCCGTACCTTCGTACCTGCAACTTAAGTGAATGA
- the LOC126685777 gene encoding histone deacetylase complex subunit SAP18 — protein MAGLSDLQKRPGGRPLGPPSRGPPPLQPVDREKTCPLLLRVFTKIGSHHSKEDFSVRGKEPKDEVQIYTWKDANLRELTDLVKEVAPAARRRDARLSFAFVYPDKNGRFVVREVGKTYSNRNGKLDDSKALAELGFQIGDYLDVAIL, from the exons ATGGCGGGATTATCAGATTTACAGAAGAGACCCGGCGGAAGGCCATTAGGTCCGCCTTCTCGAGGTCCGCCGCCCCTTCAACCCGTTGATCGCGAGAAG ACCTGTCCTTTATTGCTTCGTGTTTTTACTAAG ATAGGGAGTCATCATTCGAAGGAAGATTTTTCTGTAAGAGGCAAGGAGCCCAAGGATGAGGTTCAAATATATACATGGAAAGATGCAAATCTTCGGGAGTTAACTGATCTG GTCAAAGAGGTGGCTCCAGCAGCAAGGAGAAGAGATGCTAGACTTTCATTTGCTTTTGTATATCCTGACAAAAATGGTCGTTTTGTGGTGCGAGAG GTGGGAAAAACCTACTCCAATAGAAATGGAAAATTAGACGATAGCAAAGCGCTGGCTGAGCTTGGTTTCCAG aTTGGAGACTATTTGGACGTCGCAATTTTGTAA
- the LOC126686211 gene encoding agamous-like MADS-box protein MADS3: MGRGRVELKRIENKINRQVTFSKRRNGLLKKAYELSVLCDAEVALIVFSSRGKLYEFGSAGTTKTLERYQRCCFTPQDNNSIERETQNWYQEVNKLKAKYESLQRTQRHLLGEDLGPLSVKELQNLEKQLEGALALARQRKTQIMIEQMEDLRKKERHLGDLNKQLKYKLEAEGQNLNAIQDLWHTGATDGPSHFTLHPSQSNPLDCDPGPVLQIGYHNFVQADQGSSLPRSMGGETNFMQGWVL, translated from the exons ATGGGAAGAGGACGAGTGGAGTTGAAGAGGATTGAGAACAAGATCAACCGGCAAGTCACTTTCTCCAAACGGAGAAATGGGCTGTTGAAGAAAGCTTATGAACTCTCTGTTCTTTGTGATGCTGAAGTTGCCCTAATCGTTTTCTCTAGCCGTGGCAAGCTATATGAGTTTGGTAGTGCTGG CACAACCAAAACCCTTGAGAGGTATCAACGCTGCTGTTTTACTCCTCAAGATAACAACAGCATTGAACGCGAAACACAG AACTGGTACCAAGAAGTTAACAAATTGAAGGCAAAGTATGAATCTCTGCAACGGACTCAAAG GCATTTGCTTGGGGAAGATCTGGGGCCACTAAGTGTAAAGGAACTGCAAAACCTTGAGAAGCAACTTGAAGGAGCCCTTGCACTTGCTAGGCAAAGAAAG ACACAGATTATGATTGAACAAATGGAAGATCTTCGCAAAAAG GAGCGTCACCTTGGAGACTTAAACAAGCAACTCAAATATAAG CTTGAAGCAGAAGGGCAAAATCTCAACGCCATTCAAGACCTATGGCACACTGGTGCAACAGATGGTCCTAGCCATTTCACTTTGCATCCTTCTCAATCCAACCCCTTGGATTGTGACCCCGGTCCTGTTCTACAAATCGG GTACCATAATTTTGTTCAAGCTGATCAAGGATCTTCTCTTCCAAGAAGCATGGGTGGTGAGACTAACTTCATGCAAGGATGGGTCCTTTGA